A window from Luteibacter flocculans encodes these proteins:
- a CDS encoding fumarylacetoacetate hydrolase family protein: MKLASLKEGGRDGTLIVVNRDLTRAVKAGDIAPTLQAALDDWRSVAPRLNALSEDLAEGRAEGAFDLDVTKLAAPLPRAYEFVDGSAYLPHVERVRRARGAEVPASFYTDPLMYQATSAGFLGPRDPVVVSSEAFGIDLEAEVLVVTDDVPMGVTPAQAAEHIQLVGLVNDVSLRGLIPAELAKGFGFLQSKPRSALSPVFVTPDELGDAWRDEKLHLPMRTWINGKWFGEAECGVDMQFDFAQLVAHVAKTRPLTAGTLVGSGTIANEDTSKGASCLAEQRTVETLRDGKASTPFLSFGDTVRIDVTDASGASIFGAIEQAIVQG, from the coding sequence ATGAAACTCGCTTCGCTGAAGGAGGGCGGCCGCGACGGCACGCTCATCGTCGTCAACCGCGATCTCACGCGCGCCGTGAAGGCGGGCGACATCGCGCCGACGCTGCAGGCGGCCTTGGACGACTGGCGTTCGGTGGCCCCGCGACTCAACGCCTTGTCGGAAGACCTGGCCGAGGGCAGGGCAGAAGGCGCCTTCGACCTCGACGTGACCAAACTCGCCGCGCCGCTGCCGCGTGCGTACGAATTCGTGGACGGCAGTGCGTATCTTCCGCACGTCGAACGCGTGCGCCGTGCGCGTGGCGCAGAGGTGCCGGCGTCGTTCTACACCGACCCGCTGATGTACCAGGCGACGAGCGCAGGTTTCCTCGGGCCGCGCGACCCGGTCGTGGTGTCGAGCGAAGCGTTCGGCATCGACCTGGAAGCCGAAGTGCTCGTCGTCACCGATGACGTCCCCATGGGCGTCACGCCGGCGCAGGCCGCTGAGCACATCCAGCTCGTGGGTCTGGTCAACGACGTCTCGCTGCGCGGCCTCATCCCCGCCGAACTGGCGAAGGGCTTCGGTTTCCTGCAGTCGAAGCCGCGCTCGGCGTTGTCACCGGTCTTCGTTACGCCCGACGAACTCGGCGATGCGTGGCGCGACGAGAAACTGCACCTGCCGATGCGCACATGGATCAATGGCAAGTGGTTCGGCGAAGCCGAGTGCGGCGTGGACATGCAGTTCGACTTCGCGCAGCTCGTGGCCCACGTTGCCAAGACCCGCCCGCTCACGGCGGGCACGCTGGTGGGCTCCGGCACGATCGCCAACGAGGACACCTCCAAGGGCGCCTCCTGCCTCGCCGAGCAACGCACCGTGGAAACCTTGCGCGACGGCAAGGCGTCTACGCCGTTCCTTTCGTTCGGCGACACCGTGCGCATCGACGTTACGGATGCGAGCGGTGCGTCGATCTTCGGCGCGATCGAACAGGCGATCGTGCAGGGCTGA